In Helianthus annuus cultivar XRQ/B chromosome 3, HanXRQr2.0-SUNRISE, whole genome shotgun sequence, a single window of DNA contains:
- the LOC110932738 gene encoding protein FAR1-RELATED SEQUENCE 5-like codes for MSSSDSADNISKWEERVCIKSGRKFFKPKVSGSITHAVGMFFKSFDEAFAFYQRYALAAGFSARKNTSWKNGGGLVKIRYIVCSKEEFHVSKEIDSGSVENSKKIVRRNRGSKRVGCNAHVKLILENNNMFKIYYFEEEHNHIFVEDEDIHFLLAARSIDYVKESFISGLSAINIGPVKAFNIMKTMYGGFGEVGASKVDCKNYRRDLNLYIGEYDAEMVVRRLIRKKECCPGFTCDYVIGEDRRLKGLFWADEQSKTNYTVFGDIFGFDATYKSTSKYDLVFVPFTGIDNHFRNVTFGGALLGSETADSYRWLLRCFVNAFGSEPKVVVTDQDAAMKRPIKDVLSRSRHRLCMWHIWEKLKTKVGPVLSANTDFNTRMTHVVWNDTIIPEDFETEWHSIMSTFGLENHEWLKDMYDLRFDWIPAYYHGEDLAGLMRTTSRCESENYFFGQICNPRCTLVEFFTHFETAMDIQRHEHRRNDHDTRQPRTSFFKVQYSKQEDGLSISCSCKRFEQFGILCRHIFYVLRYDDITEFPRRYVHRRWMRDVVSVGSNHSNIRFDEIGRNSEIEKVYREIVVANEYVVNRLVGDLDELCRYRDHIKSYIDKVDEVMVVSPPPSRKERFADIGGNLEKSDSMIRVPIKIRTKGCGVQKRIKSNREIAIQKSSKIQKSCRVCGGKGHNSRTCKDKVSSNAIGSSNAM; via the exons ATGTCTTCTTCAGACTCTGCTG ATAACATTTCCAAGTGGGAGGAACGTGTATGCATAAAGAGTGGAAGAAAGTTTTTCAAACCTAAAGTCAGTGGATCCATTACACATGCTGTTGGAATGTTTTTTAAGTCATTTGATGAGGCTTTTGCGTTTTATCAGAGATATGCACTTGCTGCAGGTTTTTCTGCAAGAAAAAATACCTCTTGGAAAAATGGTGGTGGTTTAgtgaaaataagatatattgTCTGTTCAAAAGAAGAATTTCATGTTAGCAAAGAAAtagattctggttcagttgagaaTAGTAAAAAGATTGTTAGACGTAATAGAGGTTCAAAAAGAGTTGGATGCAATGCTCATGTGAAATTAATATTAGAGAACAATAATATGTTTAAAATCTACTACTTTGAAGAAGAACATAATCATATCTTTGTTGAAGATGAAGATATTCATTTCTTGCTGGCTGCCAGAAGTATCGATTATGTGAAAGAAAGTTTTATATCTGGATTGTCTGCAATCAATATTGGACCTGTTAAAGCATTCAATATTATGAAAACAATGTATGGTGGTTTTGGTGAAGTTGGTGCTAGTAAAGTTGATTGTAAGAATTATAGAAGGGATTTGAATCTTTACATCGGAGAGTATGATGCAGAAATGGTAGTTAGGCGTCTTATTAGGAAGAAAGAATGTTGTCCTGGTTTCacatgtgattatgttattggtgaagatagaagattgaaaGGGCTTTTCTGGGCTGATGAGCAATCAAAAACAAATTATACAGTGTTTGGTGACATATTTGGTTTTGATGCTACTTATAAATCAACAAGTAA GTATGATTTGGTTTTTGTACCATTTACTGGTATTGATAATCATTTTAGGAATGTCACATTTGGTGGTGCATTACTTGGTTCGGAGACTGCAGATTCTTATAGATGGCTTTTAAGGTGCTTTGTTAATGCTTTTGGAAGTGAGCCTAAAGTTGTTGTTACTGATCAAGATGCTGCAATGAAGAGACCTATTAAGGATGTACTTTCAAGAAGTAGGCATAGGTTATGTATGTGGCATATATGGGAGAAATTGAAGACAAAG GTTGGTCCTGTTTTGTCAGCAAACACTGATTTTAATACAAGAATGACTCATGTTGTTTGGAATGATACTATTATTCCAGAAGATTTTGAAACTGAGTGGCATTCTATAATGTCTACTTTTGGATTGGAAAATCATGAGTGGTTAAAAGATATGTACGATCTTCGATTTGATTGGATTCCTGCTTATTACCATGGAGAGGATTTGGCTGGTCTTATGCGTACTACGTCAAGATGTGAAAGCGAGAATTACTTCTTTGGTCAGATTTGCAATCCAAGATGTACACTTGTTGAATTTTTCACTCATTTTGAGACTGCAATGGATATTCAAAGGCATGAGCATAGGAGGAATGATCATGATACAAG ACAGCCACGCACATCTTTTTTCAag GTGCAATACAGCAAACAAGAAGATGGTTTAAGTATAAGTTGTTCTTGCAAACGGTTTGAACAATTTGGTATATTGTGCCGCCATATATTTTACGTATTACGGTATGATGATATAACTGAGTTTCCTAGAAGATATGTTCATAGAAGATGGATGAGAGATGTTGTTTCAGTTGGATCAAATCATTCCAATATTCGGTTTGATGAAATTGGTAGGAATAGTGAAATTGAGAAAGTTTATAGAGAAATCGTTGTTGCAAATGAGTATGTGGTTAATAGGCTGGTTGGCGATTTAGATGAGCTGTGTCGTTACAGGGAtcatattaaaagttatattgaTAAAGTAGATGAGGTTATGGTTGTTTCGCCGCCTCCTAGTCGCAAAGAAAGATTTGCTGATATTGGAGGGAACTTAGAAAAATCAGATTCTATGATTCGTGTCCCGATCAAAATAAGGACAAAAGGATGTGGTGTACAAAAAAGGATCAAGTCTAATCGTGAGATTGCAATTCAGAAATCATCAAAGATCCAAAAATCGTGCCGTGTATGTGGTGGAAAAGGACATAACAGTCGCACATGTAAAGATAAGGTTTCTTCTAATGCTATAGGTTCTAGCAATGCAATGTAA